The following are from one region of the Candidatus Binatia bacterium genome:
- the sixA gene encoding phosphohistidine phosphatase SixA: MDLYIVRHAIAVDRGDPAFPDDDERPLSPEGIHKFRLASRGLSELGLKLKRIASSPLLRARQTAEILRDAVAKNLEITIVEELRPETPFEQTANAIAAQGDGGIAVVGHEPHLSGLTSYLLVGGGDLAAIEFKKGAVARLAFPDRPAAGAGTLEWLIQPGALRLLAKD, translated from the coding sequence ATGGACCTCTACATCGTGCGGCACGCCATCGCGGTCGACCGGGGCGATCCGGCCTTTCCCGACGACGACGAGCGGCCCCTCTCGCCGGAGGGGATCCATAAGTTCCGCCTGGCCTCGCGAGGACTCTCCGAGCTGGGGCTCAAGCTGAAACGGATCGCGTCGAGCCCCCTCCTGCGCGCCCGGCAGACGGCCGAGATCCTGCGCGATGCCGTGGCCAAGAATCTGGAGATCACGATCGTCGAGGAGCTGCGGCCGGAGACGCCCTTCGAGCAGACGGCCAACGCGATCGCGGCGCAGGGAGACGGCGGGATCGCGGTGGTCGGGCACGAGCCGCACCTGAGCGGGCTCACCTCCTACCTGCTCGTGGGCGGCGGCGATCTGGCCGCGATCGAATTCAAGAAGGGAGCCGTGGCGCGCCTCGCGTTCCCCGACCGGCCGGCGGCCGGCGCGGGAACGCTCGAGTGGCTGATCCAGCCGGGCGCGCTTCGCCTCCTCGCCAAGGACTGA
- a CDS encoding protein kinase, which translates to MGLAPGARYGTYEIVAPLGAGGMGEVWRARDLRLGRDVAIKALPQPFATDPTRLARFEQEARSLAALSHPNIAAIYGLIETDGAPLLLLELVEGETLASRLERGPLPPAETGRLGLQLAAAIEVAHGRGIVHRDLKPRNLMLTPSGSIKVLDFGLAKAERSEVATDRSATLVDSMTSDGTVLGTAPYMSPEQVRGLPVDRRTDIWSFGCVLFECLTGSPPFQGATVSDLIAGILEREPEWQRVPPGTPGALRELVRRCVRKRMQDRPQEIREVRLELEVLAAGRAAPGVRGGAEEEKSIAVLPFEHASGAEDEYFADGIAEEILNALAKLKGLRVAARTSSFAFKGRQEDLRTVAERLSVATVLEGSVRRAGNRLRVTARLVSAGDGYQLWSERYDRELNDVFEVQDEIANAIAGKLQVTFAGGSDRLATRRGTSNPEAYDCFLKGKAVQIQRRSIDDAIRWFERALELDPSYADALAWMSDSYRLLGTYGVAPCSAVMPRARDAASRALALEPDLAEAHAVLADIEMQYERDEARATLTWNRALAIEPRHVQARCERALWLLGFGAWDAARSIAEAGQVLEYDPLNAWAWGMMSFLCALGGRLEESLEAALRGVAIDPASYFAQLSVLRCYAWSGDHARAIEYAPRVLAMSGRHPWALGTLAGAYAASGRAHVARAIYDELEARSRMEFTSPMWIATAAGFAGLDDVAMDLAERAVDQREPLTLLARLLPDWAPLRSHLRFPALVQKMGLRSPP; encoded by the coding sequence ATGGGGCTGGCGCCCGGAGCCCGGTACGGAACCTACGAGATTGTCGCCCCGCTCGGCGCGGGCGGCATGGGCGAGGTGTGGCGGGCTCGCGACCTCCGCCTTGGACGCGACGTCGCCATCAAGGCTTTGCCGCAACCCTTCGCGACCGACCCCACGCGCCTGGCGCGGTTCGAACAGGAAGCTCGTTCTCTGGCGGCGCTGAGTCATCCGAATATCGCGGCGATCTACGGCCTCATCGAGACCGATGGCGCACCCCTCCTCCTCCTCGAGCTCGTGGAAGGAGAGACGCTGGCGAGCCGTCTGGAGCGTGGGCCGTTGCCGCCGGCGGAGACGGGGCGCCTCGGACTGCAGCTCGCCGCGGCCATCGAGGTGGCCCACGGTCGCGGTATCGTGCATCGCGATCTCAAACCTCGCAATTTGATGCTGACGCCTTCGGGCTCGATCAAAGTGCTCGATTTCGGGCTGGCGAAGGCCGAGCGTTCGGAGGTCGCGACCGATCGGTCCGCGACGCTCGTCGACAGCATGACCTCTGACGGCACCGTGCTGGGAACGGCTCCCTACATGAGCCCGGAGCAGGTGCGTGGCCTGCCGGTGGATCGCCGCACCGACATCTGGTCGTTCGGCTGCGTACTCTTCGAATGCCTCACCGGGAGTCCCCCGTTCCAGGGGGCGACCGTTTCCGATTTGATCGCCGGCATTCTGGAGCGTGAGCCTGAGTGGCAGCGCGTTCCGCCCGGCACGCCCGGGGCGCTCCGCGAGCTCGTGCGGCGCTGCGTTCGAAAGCGGATGCAGGACCGCCCCCAGGAGATCCGCGAGGTGAGGCTGGAGCTCGAGGTCCTTGCCGCCGGGCGCGCGGCGCCAGGTGTCCGTGGGGGCGCGGAGGAGGAAAAATCGATCGCCGTTCTTCCGTTCGAGCATGCAAGCGGGGCCGAAGACGAGTACTTCGCGGATGGGATCGCCGAGGAGATCCTGAATGCCCTGGCGAAGCTCAAGGGCCTGCGCGTAGCGGCGCGCACCTCGAGTTTCGCGTTCAAGGGACGGCAGGAGGACCTTCGCACGGTGGCCGAACGACTGTCCGTCGCGACAGTCCTGGAGGGGAGCGTGCGGCGCGCGGGGAACCGCCTGCGGGTGACCGCCCGGCTCGTGAGCGCCGGGGACGGTTATCAACTGTGGTCCGAACGCTATGATCGAGAGCTGAACGACGTCTTCGAAGTGCAGGACGAGATCGCGAACGCGATCGCAGGCAAGCTCCAGGTGACGTTCGCGGGAGGGTCCGACCGACTCGCGACCCGCCGTGGGACATCCAATCCCGAAGCGTACGACTGCTTTCTCAAGGGAAAGGCCGTCCAGATCCAACGCCGGTCCATCGATGACGCCATCCGCTGGTTTGAGCGGGCGTTGGAACTGGACCCATCGTACGCGGATGCACTCGCCTGGATGTCGGACTCGTACCGGCTCCTCGGCACGTATGGGGTCGCCCCCTGCTCGGCCGTGATGCCGCGTGCCCGCGATGCGGCAAGCCGGGCGCTTGCGCTCGAGCCCGATCTGGCGGAGGCGCACGCGGTGCTCGCCGATATCGAGATGCAATACGAGCGCGACGAAGCACGGGCCACCCTCACCTGGAATCGGGCGCTCGCGATCGAACCTCGGCACGTGCAGGCACGTTGCGAGCGCGCGCTCTGGCTCTTGGGGTTCGGAGCGTGGGATGCTGCACGTTCCATCGCCGAGGCGGGGCAGGTGCTGGAGTACGACCCGTTGAACGCATGGGCGTGGGGAATGATGTCGTTCCTGTGCGCGCTGGGCGGACGCTTGGAGGAGTCCCTCGAGGCGGCGCTACGCGGCGTCGCGATCGACCCCGCATCCTACTTTGCCCAGTTGAGCGTCCTGCGATGCTACGCCTGGAGCGGCGACCATGCGCGGGCGATCGAGTACGCGCCCCGGGTCCTTGCGATGTCGGGGCGACACCCGTGGGCCCTGGGGACCCTGGCCGGGGCCTATGCGGCGTCGGGGCGCGCCCATGTCGCCCGGGCCATCTACGACGAGCTGGAAGCTCGGTCCCGAATGGAATTCACGTCCCCAATGTGGATCGCGACCGCGGCCGGATTCGCGGGGCTCGACGACGTGGCCATGGATCTCGCCGAGCGTGCTGTGGACCAACGGGAGCCGCTCACGTTGCTGGCGCGGCTTCTGCCCGACTGGGCTCCCCTTCGGAGCCACCTGCGGTTTCCCGCGCTCGTGCAGAAGATGGGGCTGCGCAGCCCTCCCTAA